CCATCTCCTCACCTACCAACGGGATCCAGCCCTGGGCAAATCGATCCTCGCTCAACGCCGCCAACTTCTCCACGGCGATGGTGGTTCCCATGCCCACGCCAACGCCACCGGGCGTTTGCGGGTTATGGCCAATCATCGTCGATTCGGTAATGATGGTTTCAGTGATGGTTTCCATCGCCACATCGCCAATCACCGGTGCGGCCTCGTTGATGCAAATTTTTGCTACGTCCTGCAGCGACCACGGCGTGTTATTCAGCGCCTGCTGCAGGGACGCGACTACCCCGGCGATATTATCCCGCGTGCCTTTCATACCGGTCGTGGCGACAATCCCGCTGCCGATAAACCGGCCATCCTGCGCCAACGCCACTTCGGTGGTGGCGTTGCCGATATCGATCCCTGCAATTAACGGCATGCTGCCTCCGTCACTGGCTGCCTTTACGCAGCTTATTTCTCTGCTGGTATACCTCTGCCGATTCGCGGACAAAGCCGGCGTTCACCGTGGCATGCCATGTGTGTTCCAGTTCATCGGCAATGGCCTGCAACTCGGCGAACGAAGAACGAAACGGCCGCAGCGCGTTGTAGATCTCCAGAATGCGGGCATCCGGAATCGCAATCAGCTCAGCCGCACGACGAAAATTGCGCGCCACGGCATGACGCTGCATCTGCTCGGCAATCTGCGCCTGGTACTCCAGCGTTTGCTGAGAAATACGCACATCCTGCGGTCCTACGCGGCCCGCCAGCACATTCTCAAGGGTAATGTCGGTTAGCGGCTTGCCGGTAGGCGTCTGGATTTTCTCCGGGCAGCGGGTCGCTAATGGGTAATCCTGCGCAGTCATGATGTTGTCGTTCATGGTCATTCCCTTACCAGTGCAATGTGCAACGTGACAGGCGCAGCATCCTGCACCACGTGTTTGGTTTCTTTGATATGAAACAGCGCGGCCTTGGCCATAAATTTAGGGCGCACCATCTGGTCATTGACCACTGGCACCGGCGAAGG
This window of the Citrobacter freundii ATCC 8090 = MTCC 1658 = NBRC 12681 genome carries:
- a CDS encoding diol dehydratase small subunit, whose protein sequence is MNDNIMTAQDYPLATRCPEKIQTPTGKPLTDITLENVLAGRVGPQDVRISQQTLEYQAQIAEQMQRHAVARNFRRAAELIAIPDARILEIYNALRPFRSSFAELQAIADELEHTWHATVNAGFVRESAEVYQQRNKLRKGSQ